The sequence ATGTCCATACTGCCCAGCGTACGGCAGCCGGGCCGAGCTGCGCCCGCACAGAGCCGCCTTGCAGCACCCGCAAGCCCGGTTTCCTTCATGGATTTGTGATGCAGCGATGATAATCTGGGGCCGTTGAGCAGCCATAGGAGGCGTACAGTATGAAGTTAACCCCATCTCTGACTCTGGCCCTGGCCCTCGGCGCCTCCCTGTGGGGCGCGGGCGCAGCGCAGACCCTGATCGATACTTCCGCCGCCGTGGGCGTATCGGGCACCCTGAACAGCATCAGCGGTCCCAGCCCCAGCGTGATTCCGCAGGTGCGCGAGCGCCTGGACGCGGTCCTCGACCCGTCGGCGCAGGTAACGGTCGCCGGCGAGGTGGCGCCCGCCCCGGCCATCGGTAGCCCGGCGGCTGCACAGCCAGGCACTACACAACCAGTCACTGCACAGCCTAGTGCTGGGCAGCCCGCCCCCGCACCGGCCCTGACGGCCGAGCAGCTCAGCGTGCTCCAGGCCGCCTACACGGCCTTGGAACAGGGCAACGCCGCGCAGGCCCGGCAAGGATTCGAGCAGCTGATTTCGCAGAATTACCGCCACCCCGAGGCGCACTTCGGACTGGCGCTGGCACTGCTGGCCCAGGGCCAGACCGAGGCCGCCCGCTTTGAACTGGGCCAACTAACGGCGCTGGCGCCTGACCGTTACGAAGGCCCCTACAACCTGGGCGTGCTGGCGGTGCAGGCAGGGCAGTACCCCGAGGCCCTCACCTACTTCGGGCAGGCCGCCACGCTGGCCCGCACTACGGCCAGTGAGGACGGGCAGCTGTACGTGCTGCGCGCCCTGGCCGCCGAACAGAGCCGCGCCGCTGATTACGCCGGTCTGCGCCAGACGCTGGGCGAGATGGTGGCCCTGGACCCCGGCAACGCTGAACTGAAGCTGCGGCTGGCCCAGGCCCAGACCCTGACTGGTGAGGGGGTGGCGGCACTGCCGGGCACGTACGAGGCTCTGGGCAGCACCCGTACCCAGGCGGACGCCGCACTGCTGCTGTCCGACATCTACGAGGCCCAGGGCCTGCCTGAGCGCGGCCTGAGCGAGCTGGACCGCGCCCTACAGAGCGTGACGGCCGAGGATGAGCGAGCCCGGCTGCTGCTGCGCCGCGCCCGGCTGCTGGACGCGCTGGGGCAGAGTGCCGCCGCCATTACGGCAGCCGAGCAAAGCGTACGCCTGCGCGGCAACGACGCGGCCGCTTTCGCGCTGCTGGGCGACCTGCGCCGAGGTGCCGGCAACTCCCAGGGTGCGCTGCAGGCCTACCGCGAAGCGGCGCTGCTGGAGCCGAAAAACGCCGACTACCGCACCGAACTGGCCGCGCTGCGCCTGGGCCTGGGCCGCTACGCCGATGCCCGCCGCGACGCCGGCATGGCGCTGAACATGAACGCCTCGCCGGTGACCCAGGCCCGCGCCGAGCTGGTGCTGGGGCTGCTGGACTACCGCAGTGCCCGCTACGCCAGCGCCAGTACCGCGCTGCGCTCCAGTGCGGCCAAGCTGCCAAGCGCCGAGACCTACCTGTGGCTGGGCCTGAGCGAATACAAGCAGAAGAACTATGCCGGGGCCACCGAAGCCCTGAGCGAAAGCGTGCGCCTGTACCCCACTCCCCTGGCCCGCCGCAACCTGGGCTCGGCCCTGCTGGCCGCTGGCCGCGCCGCTGAAGCCGAAGCCCTGCTGCTGGGCCTGGTGACCGAAACGCCCGGCGACGCCGAAGCCTGGTACCTGCTGGGCCTGGCCCGCCGCGCCGACGGCAAGGCCGCCGAAGCACGCGCCGCATTCCAATCGGCGGCTGCCCTGGGCAGCACCGCCGCGAGAGGAGCCCTGAAATGAGCCGACTGGAAGGACGCAACCGTCTGCCCGATATTCTGATTGGTCTGGTGGTGTTGGCGCTGCTCGTCGGGTTCGCCGCCCTGCTGTTCGGACAGAAGCGGACCACCACTGCAGTGAAGCAGACCACCCAGGTCGAAGCCCCACCCGAGATTCCCGCCGCGCCAGGTACGCCGGCCAAGCCGGACACCGCTTCGGCGACCGCCACTCAGGCCAGCGGTCAGACGGACGAAGACGGAGACACGGAAGAGGACGGAGATGCAGCGTCCAGCACCGGTACGGAGGAAGTCACCATTACTCCGGCCCCCGCCGTGACGGCTCCCGCACCTGCGGCGTCCACTGAGGCAAACGGGGAGACCGCAGCGCCAGCAGACTCCGAGCCAGACGACGGCGAACCAGCCGACAACGAGACAGCCACCTCCGCACCGGCAGCCACCCCAGATACTGGCCCTGATACCGCCGCAGCACTCACGCCCCGTACTGGCGGCGCCGTGCCGGCCAGCGCAGACCGGGTGCCTACCCGGAACGACTACCGTATCAGCTTGGGCGGCTTCAGCTCTACAAACGCCGCCGTGAACCAGACGGCCGCCGTAGCGGCGCTGGGCTACACGGTGTACTCCATCGACCTGGGCGACCAGGTGGTGGCGCAGGTGGGCCCCTTCGCCGATTCGGCCGCCGCGCAGCGTGCCCTGGCCGATATCCAGCGGGCTTACCCCCGGGCGTCCCTGTTCGCTCCCCGGGCCGGCGCCGCAGCTCCGGCTCCGGCCAGCCATTCCCCATCGTCCTCCGCACCTGCAACCTCGCGTGCCCCGGCCGCCCCGGCTCCAGCGGCGCAGACCCCCACTGCCCCAGCACGCCAGACGCCAGCGCAGCAAGCGGCGCCCCGGCCGGCCACGTCTCAGCCGGCCGCGCAGGCGGCAGCACAACCCAAGCCGGCACAGCCCAAGCCAGCTGCTCAGACCAAACCGGCGCAGCAGGCTCCGGCACAGCAGGCAGCCCCTCGCCCGGCGCAGCAAGCTCCAGCGCAGGCGGCCCCCAGGCCAGCGACGTCTCAACCCACTGCACAGGCCCCGGCCCAGCCCAAGCCGGCCGCACAGCCCAAGCCAGCTGCTCAGCCCAGACCGGCGCAGCAGGCTCCGGCACAGCAGGCAGCTCCAGCTGCACAGGCAGCTGCCGGCCCCGTCTACCTGCAGGTCGGTGCCTTTGATGAACCTGACCGCGCCCAGCAGCTGGTCAGCGACCTGCAAAGTCAGGGCTTCAGCCCCAGCGTCAACGCCCCCGAAGGTGAGCGGGTCCGCGTGATTATCGGCCCCTTTGCTGCCGACGAGGTCGCCCGCGCCGAAGCCCAGCTGGACGCCAGCGGCTACGACCACTTCCGCCTGCGTTGAGTGCATTTTCCGACCCCCGCCCTAGAAAGAAGGACCCCACATTCATGACCATCCCCTCCGCCACGGTCAGCCGCTTGGTCACCTATCTGCGCATTCTGGAAGAATTGGAACTGAGTGAGGTCCGGCATACCAGTTCCGGCGACCTGGCCGAGCGGGCGCAGGTCACAGCTTTTCAGGTGCGCAAGGACCTGACCTACGTGGGCCGTCACGGCACCCGTGGTAAGGGTTACACCGTAGCGGTGCTCAAGCGCGAAATTATCCGTGTTCTGGGGCTGAACCAGCGCTGGAAAGTGGTAATTGTCGGTATGGGCCGCCTGGGCCACGCCATCGCGAATTTCCCGGTGGCTGCCGAATACCAGTTCGAGTACGCTGGGCTGTTCGACGTGGACCCGAACGTGGTGGGCACATCGGTGGGCGGCCTGCCGATACGCCACATGTCTGGGCTGCCCAAGTTCGTCAGCGAGCAGGGCGTGGATATGGCCTTCCTCACCGTTCCACCGGAACGTGCCCAAGCCGCCGCCGAGCAGCTGGTGCAAGCTGGCATCTACAGCATCCTGAACTTTGCGCCCATTGTCTTAAGACCCCCGGCGCCACAAGATGAAAAAGAAATTAGTAAGACAAGGGAACACCATAATGTGACCGTCGAAAATGTCGATTTTCTGGCGGGCATGAAACGCCTGGCGTACTACACACGCAGGCCAAGTGGGCCAGAAGCGGAGGATATATGAGAAAAGCAAGCACGATTCTGGCTCTGGCCCTTGGACTCACCGCCTGTGGACAGGGTGGATTGGAGCCAGGCTTTAACGTTGTCGGTGGGGTGAATGGCGCCAAGATCGACGTTGAGGTGATTTATGCACGTGACGCTTCTGGCAATCTGATCGTCAAAGAAAATAATTTTGTACTTCAACAGCCTAGCGTCTCTTTCGTGGCTCAGGCAGGTTCCCTCGGTGGCACCGTACATAGTGCAACCGTCACCATGAAAGACAGCAGCGGCAACCTCTATGGTGACCAGGCCGGAAAATACAGCCAAAGCTTCACCGCCAATATCATTCCAGGTTGGGCCTGTGTCACGGACGATGTGCCTGATCTGGAAAGTCCTCCCGTTGGCTGCACCAACCCTGTAGCAGTTCAGCGGGTCACAACGCCCGATCCGAAGAATTCTCAGCTCATCTCTCCACAAGTCGCGCAGCAAGCAGCAGCGGACTGCGCCAGCGCTTTCGGCTGTGTGACCAACCTCAAAGCGGACATCCTGTTCGGTGTGAGAGACAATCGGGGCACAGAGCGAACTGTCGCTGTAAATAATGTGCCTGTCAGTGTCTACGCCAACTATAAAAGCGAGGAAACGCCATGAAAAGCAAAACTGTGATTTTGGGATTCTCCGCGCTCCTGGCCCTGACTGCTTGTGGAGGAGGTGGCGCTCCTGCCCCTACCGCTCCTACAACCGGTAACCAGGCCCCTACCGTCGCGATTCGCAGCATGGCAAATCAACCCCTAACTGATAAGAATTTCTTGCAGCCGGGTGCCAGCCTGATGATCCTGACCAGCGATGATGACGTCGTAAAAACTGTCACCTATTCCCTGGCCGGACCGGTCTCGAAAGCGCCCGTGCAGCTAGGGTCCGTGGAAGGCAAGAACACCATCAATCTGCCGCCCGACCTGACAGAAGGTACCTACACCATGACGGTCCAGGCGACAGACAGCCAGGGGGCCACCAGCACAGGTACGGCCTCTTTCCGCATCGACACCACCAACCCGCAACTGGTATCGGTGACGGTGAATGGGCAAACTGTGGGCAGCAGCAATATCAGCGCTGCAGGCACGGCGGCCCTGAAGGTTGTGGCGCACGATACTTCGGGTCCAGTCGCCCTGGTCCTCACTGAGGGCCAGGAGGTGCTGGCACAAAACAGCAATGAGCTGAACTTTGACCTCGCCAGGAAAAAGGACGGCTCTCTGCGCGAAGACGGCAGCTACTCGTTCATGCTGACGGCCACCGACCCAGCCGGTAGGACCACCCAGCAAGCAGTCAATGTCACCCTGGTGAAGAAGGACGCCTCCAGCGGCCCGGTGGAGCAGGTGCCGACGCCCACCCTGCAGGTGATCGGCGAAGGTCCATTCGCCGGCAACATGGGCGTGAACGCCTCGGCCAATATCGGCCCTTCCTCCCAGCTGGACAAGATGGTCCTGGTGGTCACCGATTCCACCGGCCGTATGGACAGTCAGACCTATGTCACCACTCAGGCCAATCAGACCTTCAGCGTGGACACCACGCAGTTCACCAATGGCCCGGTCAAACTGCAGGTCTTTGCCTACACCAAGGGGGGACTGGAAGGCGCCAGCCCAGTGCAGAGCATTGAGGTCAAGAACATCAATGCTCCCCAGATATCCGTCGTGGCGCCGGTAGACGGCTCGACCTTCAACGCGCCGACCCTTCCGGTCCGGGTCACCATCACCAAGCGGACTTCCTACTTCAGCTTCGTGAGCGGTCAGGTGAGCGTGGAACTCCGCGACTACCGGGGTGCCCTCAAGGCCACCAGAACCCTGGACATCTCCAACCCCAGCACTTGTACAGGGGATACGAAAGCCACGCTGACCTGCAACACCAGCTTCGATATGGCAGACGGCGACGCCGGAATTTACTCGGTGACGGCTTCAACGAGTGTCAACGTAGATGGTCTGGGAGAACAGCGCCTAAGCGCTACCAGCCGCTTCACCTCGACGGTGCAGAATGCCAGCGCTCCGGCCAATAACATCATCCTGCCCATTCGGATTTCTAATGACGGCAGCAATGTGGCCGAGCTGCCCAGCGCTACGGCCAAGCTGCCGGTGCTGAATCGTGGTTCCGGTGTGATGGTTCACGCTTCCGACAACGATGGCCTGAAATATGTCCAGGTGCGCTTCCTGTACCCAGATGGACGCCCAGTTAACTCCTATCTGCTGAACCGCAAAATGGTGGACGTATCCGAAACATATGAAGTGGTTATGCCGATTGAGCTAGACGGCTCTGAGTACATCCCTGACGGGCAGTACATCCTGCAGATGACGACCGAAGACACGCTTGGCAACACCAACATCCAGGAGATGTGGGTACGTGTCGATCGCGCTCAGCGTGGACAGCTCTTCAAGACCGAAGCCGTCTTCACCGATGCCCGCTCGTTCGTGAACGGACAATTGACGCATAGCAGCGGAGCCTGGGGGCTTGGTTGTAGCGATAAAACGGTAGATGCCACGACTGAGGCAGGGAGCCTGACAAATTGCGCCAGCCTGCAAGCTGACAGCCGGGTTATCGCCCTCACCTACTTCCGGAACCCTGAAGGTGTAACCAAGGTGGTTGGCCGCACCATATCGCCCGTTACCACTGCGGGCACGTCGGTCATCAGCCGGGTGGGCTTCAATGCCGAAGGGACCTACTGGGTCTCCTGGCTGGTGCAGGACCTGAACACCGGCGTGGTCGAAAGCATCAGCGGGCCTGAGCTGGCCGTTCAGAAGAACTCCAACCAATAACCTGCTCCTGCTGGAATATCCAGAAACGCCTGGATACTCACCGCAAATAACTCAGTATCCCCGACGCGATTTCCTCCACGCTTGAGCTGGTGGTGTCCCGCACGGGGATATTCCATTTCTGGTACAGCCGCTCGGCGCGGTGCACCTCGTACTCGCACTGCTCAAGACTGGCGTAGCGGCTGCCGGCCTTGCGCTGGGTGCGGATGGCGTGCAGGCGCTGGGGGTCGATGGTCAGGCCGAACAGTTTGGTGCGGTAAGGCTCCAGCGGGCGCGGCAGCTGCTCGGTTTCGAAATCGTCCTCGGCCAGGGGGTAGTTGCTGGCCCGGATGCCGTGTTGCAGCGCCAGAAACAGGCTGGTGGGGGTCTTGCCGGCCCGCGATACGCCAACCAGAATCACGTCGGCCAGGCCATACTGCTTGTCGCCTACACCGTCGTCGGTGGCCAGGGCGAAGTCCAGCGCTTCCATGCGCCCCAGGTAGCCCTGTTGGTCGGCCATATCGTGAAAGCGCCCCGGCAGCCGGACAGCCGGGCGGCCGAATTCTTCTTCCAGCTGCTGCACGCTGCGGCTGAGCAGGTCGAAGTGCACGGCGGGGGCGCGGCGCAGTTCGGCCAGGACCTCGTGGACCGTAATGGTGGTGAACAGCAGCGGCTTTTCGGCCTGCGTATCGGCGGCTTCCAGTTCGGCGGCCAGGGCGCGGGCCTTGGCCACCGTGTCTATAAATGGGCGCAGCGAGTAGTTCAGGTCCTCATCGGGAAAGTGGGCCAGCAGGGCGCGGGCCATGTTCTCGGCGGTAATCCCAGTGTGGTCTGAAACGACAAGGACCTGACGTGGCTGTGGCATACGCCCAGACTAGCGCGGGAAAGGAGTGTCCAGAATTTTAGGACCGGAACGAACCGTCTCACGGTTTTGGGCTAA is a genomic window of Deinococcus proteolyticus MRP containing:
- a CDS encoding pyruvate, water dikinase regulatory protein, translated to MPQPRQVLVVSDHTGITAENMARALLAHFPDEDLNYSLRPFIDTVAKARALAAELEAADTQAEKPLLFTTITVHEVLAELRRAPAVHFDLLSRSVQQLEEEFGRPAVRLPGRFHDMADQQGYLGRMEALDFALATDDGVGDKQYGLADVILVGVSRAGKTPTSLFLALQHGIRASNYPLAEDDFETEQLPRPLEPYRTKLFGLTIDPQRLHAIRTQRKAGSRYASLEQCEYEVHRAERLYQKWNIPVRDTTSSSVEEIASGILSYLR
- a CDS encoding redox-sensing transcriptional repressor Rex, whose amino-acid sequence is MTIPSATVSRLVTYLRILEELELSEVRHTSSGDLAERAQVTAFQVRKDLTYVGRHGTRGKGYTVAVLKREIIRVLGLNQRWKVVIVGMGRLGHAIANFPVAAEYQFEYAGLFDVDPNVVGTSVGGLPIRHMSGLPKFVSEQGVDMAFLTVPPERAQAAAEQLVQAGIYSILNFAPIVLRPPAPQDEKEISKTREHHNVTVENVDFLAGMKRLAYYTRRPSGPEAEDI
- a CDS encoding tetratricopeptide repeat protein encodes the protein MKLTPSLTLALALGASLWGAGAAQTLIDTSAAVGVSGTLNSISGPSPSVIPQVRERLDAVLDPSAQVTVAGEVAPAPAIGSPAAAQPGTTQPVTAQPSAGQPAPAPALTAEQLSVLQAAYTALEQGNAAQARQGFEQLISQNYRHPEAHFGLALALLAQGQTEAARFELGQLTALAPDRYEGPYNLGVLAVQAGQYPEALTYFGQAATLARTTASEDGQLYVLRALAAEQSRAADYAGLRQTLGEMVALDPGNAELKLRLAQAQTLTGEGVAALPGTYEALGSTRTQADAALLLSDIYEAQGLPERGLSELDRALQSVTAEDERARLLLRRARLLDALGQSAAAITAAEQSVRLRGNDAAAFALLGDLRRGAGNSQGALQAYREAALLEPKNADYRTELAALRLGLGRYADARRDAGMALNMNASPVTQARAELVLGLLDYRSARYASASTALRSSAAKLPSAETYLWLGLSEYKQKNYAGATEALSESVRLYPTPLARRNLGSALLAAGRAAEAEALLLGLVTETPGDAEAWYLLGLARRADGKAAEARAAFQSAAALGSTAARGALK
- a CDS encoding SPOR domain-containing protein translates to MSRLEGRNRLPDILIGLVVLALLVGFAALLFGQKRTTTAVKQTTQVEAPPEIPAAPGTPAKPDTASATATQASGQTDEDGDTEEDGDAASSTGTEEVTITPAPAVTAPAPAASTEANGETAAPADSEPDDGEPADNETATSAPAATPDTGPDTAAALTPRTGGAVPASADRVPTRNDYRISLGGFSSTNAAVNQTAAVAALGYTVYSIDLGDQVVAQVGPFADSAAAQRALADIQRAYPRASLFAPRAGAAAPAPASHSPSSSAPATSRAPAAPAPAAQTPTAPARQTPAQQAAPRPATSQPAAQAAAQPKPAQPKPAAQTKPAQQAPAQQAAPRPAQQAPAQAAPRPATSQPTAQAPAQPKPAAQPKPAAQPRPAQQAPAQQAAPAAQAAAGPVYLQVGAFDEPDRAQQLVSDLQSQGFSPSVNAPEGERVRVIIGPFAADEVARAEAQLDASGYDHFRLR
- a CDS encoding Ig-like domain-containing protein, with translation MKSKTVILGFSALLALTACGGGGAPAPTAPTTGNQAPTVAIRSMANQPLTDKNFLQPGASLMILTSDDDVVKTVTYSLAGPVSKAPVQLGSVEGKNTINLPPDLTEGTYTMTVQATDSQGATSTGTASFRIDTTNPQLVSVTVNGQTVGSSNISAAGTAALKVVAHDTSGPVALVLTEGQEVLAQNSNELNFDLARKKDGSLREDGSYSFMLTATDPAGRTTQQAVNVTLVKKDASSGPVEQVPTPTLQVIGEGPFAGNMGVNASANIGPSSQLDKMVLVVTDSTGRMDSQTYVTTQANQTFSVDTTQFTNGPVKLQVFAYTKGGLEGASPVQSIEVKNINAPQISVVAPVDGSTFNAPTLPVRVTITKRTSYFSFVSGQVSVELRDYRGALKATRTLDISNPSTCTGDTKATLTCNTSFDMADGDAGIYSVTASTSVNVDGLGEQRLSATSRFTSTVQNASAPANNIILPIRISNDGSNVAELPSATAKLPVLNRGSGVMVHASDNDGLKYVQVRFLYPDGRPVNSYLLNRKMVDVSETYEVVMPIELDGSEYIPDGQYILQMTTEDTLGNTNIQEMWVRVDRAQRGQLFKTEAVFTDARSFVNGQLTHSSGAWGLGCSDKTVDATTEAGSLTNCASLQADSRVIALTYFRNPEGVTKVVGRTISPVTTAGTSVISRVGFNAEGTYWVSWLVQDLNTGVVESISGPELAVQKNSNQ